The window GCATGGATCCAAGCAGAAGCTTGTCTTAGGTGAGAGACCAGCTTAAGCTTGGCAGGTTCTTCTTGTCTGTCCTTGCTACTCATAAAACGTGCACGGTATGTTTACTTCACAGCCATCAGAAGCTGATTTTCCTTTCAAGTATATATAACCTTTTTTACCATTTTCCACTGCAGAAGtggaaaatggcaaaaaaatctcataaaaaAGGACTCCTGCTGGCATTGAATGAATTTAGTCATTTGCAGGAAAATTTTCTCATGTGTAATAAAATGTTGGTAGCACTAGAACACACGTGCACTTGAACATAACACAGACAGACTGACTGCATGACCTCAGCGCAGTCATAACCTGGTTGTTTAGGTGAAGAGGAATATCTGCGCAtccaaagaacagaaacaaactcTTCAGCAGAAAGGACCAAGTACTTCTCTGCTTTCAACTCGCCTCTCGAGTCAAGACAACATGAAAGTTGTCTCAGGCCCTTCGGCCTTTCAAAGACCTAGTCCACAGAACAAGAAGTCATCAGGTGCCTAATGTCCATGTGTCTCATTCATATCATTCCTGTTTTTTCCCCGAGTGCGAGGACATCCCAATCCCAGCCTACTGCTGGATTAAGGCATCATTATTCTTCCTCTCCAACTGTTGGTACCAGGCTGTAACATCCACGTAGGTACCAAGAGCTTTCTCTGCGGCacactgagaagaaaacagcctTTCTTTATGCCTAGTGGGCTTTGAGTTCATACCCAATAGAGCTGTATGCTCTGAAAATAgggcttttattttccaaagctcACATTTAATGCTCACTGCTGAGGAAGGAAGTTACGttcttttccagttccttgTTCTCCCTCCTTCCACTGAGTCATGATGACACTCAGCAAGGATAAGTGAATGAGACAAAGCAACTCTTCAGCTCTCTCCCTTCATTTAATTTCtatccctcctcctcttccagtgatagatggaatcacagaatggttagggaATGCCACTGGAAAGCTTGCACAGCTCCAGCATTaggtttgtatatatatatattttttttaatcaaaaggtATGAGTTCTTGTCTTCTCAGTTTCGGGGATAGAGATTTTGCCCTTCAGGCAAGGTAAATAAATAGGAAGGACACCGACTTCAGTGTATTGTCTCCTGATTCCCTATAACATTTCCCTAGTCCCAGGCATGGCCACCTCCCGACTCAGCAGAGCTAGAACTCTCCGGTAGGTGTCCAAGACCTCTTGGGCAGAAGGCCTTTCAGATGGGTCCTTCTTCTTACATGCTGCGTGGATGTCAAACAAGTGCAGTCGCACAATGTCACTCCCTTCAACGTCGCCCAAGAAAAAACTGGAGACATCGGGGATTTTCCAGATATCTGTTTTCTCATCGTAGTGGGGCATGAGGTCGTCCTCAAACGGGACCTCTTCTCCGTAGGGCCAACGCTGCTCAGGAGCCACAAACTCACCCCGCAGCTCCCGATGACCGCACTTCACCAGCCTGCCAGCACTTCTGTTCACAAGAGGCAAAGCATCCAAATCATTCACCAAGATGTGAAAGTCACTTGTTAGGAGATACTGAGAGAGGACCTTGTCCAGGTCATTGGAGTCACACATCACCAGGGTGCCCAGAGGGCTGTTGTGGAGGTACCGAAGGATGCTGACGTAGTCTATAGCGAGCATCAACCTGCGATACCAGGTGTTCATAGCCTTGTACTTGGGTATGTGGAGAGTCTCATTGAGGCCCCTCAGGGAGCCCAGCGGATGGTACTCCGTGAGGATTGTGAACTGCTCCTCGCAGAAGCCAAGCAGCCGGACAACGTGCTGGCTTTGGAGCGCTTTCAGCATCTTCAGTCCGTGGAGAAAGTCCTCTTTCAACTCGGGGTTGGTGAGCTGCGAAACAACCACTTTGTTCTCCTTCCACTCGGAAAGGAAGACCTGAGGAGACACAAGAGACACCTAAGACAGTGGGGACAAGAGAACTTTCTTCCACCAGCTGCTTCCAGCCCCAAGTGACTTTCTTAGTCACAAGTGCAAGCTACAGCCATCCAGAGTCAAGCCTTGAGGTAGGGCCATGTACCTGTCACCGCAAACCCTTCCTGATGTGATTACATCACgattttctgagttttctttgGAATGGGCAATGCGGatgaattaaatgttttcacaCCACCCAACCGGCCCATCTTACTCTGCCACAATTGTACCACGCTCCACAAGCCCTCCACTGATCTCTGTCATTTTGCTTGTGTAGCTGGATGTTGTTTGGTGTCAGGGAGGTGGCCCAGGGCTCCCGTCACCATTCTCATCAATAGCCATGGATGTCTACAGTAATTACCTGCTGTGAGGATAACGATAACAA of the Caloenas nicobarica isolate bCalNic1 chromosome 4, bCalNic1.hap1, whole genome shotgun sequence genome contains:
- the POMK gene encoding protein O-mannose kinase, which codes for MESAGAMEKKPHLVRREFPPREVSSASLALLLAAVLLLNALLYLYLSEPRGSAGRAETDPGLCPFGHFKLGGVKNCSPWLSCEAMNREVRKLKRVGEGAVKKVFLSEWKENKVVVSQLTNPELKEDFLHGLKMLKALQSQHVVRLLGFCEEQFTILTEYHPLGSLRGLNETLHIPKYKAMNTWYRRLMLAIDYVSILRYLHNSPLGTLVMCDSNDLDKVLSQYLLTSDFHILVNDLDALPLVNRSAGRLVKCGHRELRGEFVAPEQRWPYGEEVPFEDDLMPHYDEKTDIWKIPDVSSFFLGDVEGSDIVRLHLFDIHAACKKKDPSERPSAQEVLDTYRRVLALLSREVAMPGTREML